The Brachybacterium huguangmaarense genome contains a region encoding:
- a CDS encoding DHA2 family efflux MFS transporter permease subunit, with protein sequence MKGSTTMSRHSAPRSPWPALWAMVIGFFMILVDTTIVSVANPAIKAALDPHTDNLDNVVWVTSAYLLTYAVPLLVTGRLGDRFGPRTIYLTGLALFTLASLGCGLSGSLGALIAMRAVQGLGAALVTPQTMAVITRTFPAGQRGAAMGLWGATAGVATLVGPLAGGLLVDGLGWEWIFFINVPVGVIGFVLAWILVPRLETHEHRFDLLGVVLSAVALFLIVFGLQEGETYDWGQIRGPISVWSLIITGVVVLAVFILQQTRTRSEPLVPLALFRDRNFSVANLAITTVGFTVTSMTLPLMFFIQLARGLTPTQSALLMVPMAVISGVLAPFAGRLLDRIDPRALLVPGLLLVAVSLLWYSSLMDTSTPIWMFLLPSAVMGVGNAGMWGPLATTATRGLSPRQAGAGSGIYNTTRTIGSVLGSAAIAAFMQNRLEAQLPGAGGASGDFSVGQLPAAVVDQFSTAMAQTLLLPTGVMVLGVVTVLFLRRPALAQHGRPDETAAPAVPQQTASTGD encoded by the coding sequence ATGAAAGGCAGCACCACCATGTCCCGACACTCCGCACCACGCAGCCCGTGGCCCGCCCTCTGGGCGATGGTCATCGGCTTCTTCATGATCCTGGTCGACACGACGATCGTCTCGGTCGCCAACCCCGCCATCAAGGCCGCCCTCGATCCCCACACCGACAACCTCGACAACGTCGTGTGGGTCACGAGCGCCTACCTGCTCACCTACGCCGTCCCGCTGCTCGTCACCGGTCGCCTGGGCGACCGCTTCGGCCCGCGCACCATCTACCTGACGGGCCTCGCCCTGTTCACCCTCGCCTCGCTCGGCTGCGGGCTCTCCGGCTCGCTCGGAGCGCTCATCGCGATGCGGGCCGTCCAGGGCCTCGGCGCCGCGCTCGTGACCCCGCAGACCATGGCCGTCATCACGCGCACCTTCCCTGCCGGCCAGCGCGGCGCGGCGATGGGCCTGTGGGGCGCGACCGCCGGTGTCGCGACGCTCGTGGGCCCGCTCGCCGGCGGCCTGCTCGTCGACGGGCTCGGCTGGGAGTGGATCTTCTTCATCAACGTCCCGGTCGGCGTGATCGGGTTCGTGCTCGCCTGGATCCTCGTGCCCCGCCTCGAGACCCACGAGCACCGCTTCGACCTGCTCGGCGTCGTGCTGAGCGCCGTCGCCCTGTTCCTGATCGTCTTCGGGCTGCAGGAGGGCGAGACGTACGACTGGGGGCAGATCCGGGGCCCGATCTCGGTGTGGTCACTGATCATCACCGGCGTCGTGGTGCTCGCGGTGTTCATCCTCCAGCAGACCCGCACCCGCAGCGAGCCGCTCGTGCCGCTCGCACTGTTCCGCGACCGCAACTTCTCCGTGGCCAACCTCGCCATCACGACCGTGGGCTTCACGGTGACCAGCATGACCCTGCCGCTCATGTTCTTCATCCAGCTCGCGCGCGGTCTGACCCCCACCCAGTCGGCGCTGCTGATGGTGCCGATGGCGGTCATCTCGGGTGTGCTCGCGCCGTTCGCCGGACGTCTGCTGGACCGCATCGACCCGAGGGCCCTGCTCGTGCCGGGGCTGCTGCTCGTGGCCGTCTCCCTGCTCTGGTACTCCTCGCTCATGGACACCAGCACGCCGATCTGGATGTTCCTGCTGCCCTCGGCGGTGATGGGAGTCGGCAACGCCGGCATGTGGGGTCCGCTCGCGACCACGGCGACCCGGGGGCTCTCGCCGCGCCAGGCCGGCGCCGGCTCGGGCATCTACAACACGACGCGCACGATCGGCTCGGTGCTCGGCTCCGCCGCCATCGCCGCGTTCATGCAGAACCGGCTCGAGGCGCAGCTGCCCGGCGCCGGCGGGGCGTCCGGCGACTTCTCGGTCGGCCAGCTCCCTGCCGCCGTCGTCGACCAGTTCTCGACCGCCATGGCCCAGACGCTGCTCCTGCCCACGGGCGTCATGGTGCTCGGCGTCGTCACGGTGCTGTTCCTGCGCCGCCCCGCTCTCGCCCAGCATGGACGCCCGGACGAGACGGCCGCCCCGGCGGTGCCGCAGCAGACGGCGAGCACCGGGGACTAG
- a CDS encoding ArsR/SmtB family transcription factor codes for MDLEPGLAEAAQLFKVLGSESRLRLLRLVGSAPRTVGALAEAAEMSQPLVSQHLRTLRQAGLVSANRTGKEVTYHVADLHVAHVVADALAHVQEPPADQPADGQNTSQHPQESS; via the coding sequence ATGGACCTGGAGCCGGGGCTCGCCGAGGCGGCACAGCTGTTCAAGGTGCTCGGCAGCGAGTCGAGGCTGAGACTGCTGCGCCTCGTCGGCAGCGCACCCCGCACCGTCGGGGCGCTCGCCGAGGCGGCGGAGATGTCACAGCCGCTCGTCTCCCAGCACCTGCGCACCCTGCGGCAGGCGGGCCTCGTGTCCGCGAACCGCACGGGCAAGGAGGTGACGTACCACGTGGCGGACCTCCACGTGGCCCACGTCGTCGCCGACGCCCTGGCCCATGTCCAGGAGCCGCCCGCGGATCAGCCCGCGGACGGGCAGAACACCTCACAGCACCCTCAGGAGTCATCATGA
- a CDS encoding class I SAM-dependent methyltransferase: MPDDAYAVTSGAYDLFAASARPAQLAALDAVEGLLRPEAGPILDIGAGSGTLTAALFERLPSARVLAIEPSFAMRALALSRLAAHPAWCERVTVRPEDFFSAALPARIGGALLLGVLGHFDPGERAAVLAELAARLPDGGAALLDLQAPERPRRVEAYEFTVAQIGEITYRGIAEAWPLDGELMRWRMTSLSLEGERVLTEHTYEMLFRHPAPSTVEREAAQVGLTLEPLGDELHWILRRP, from the coding sequence GTGCCCGACGACGCCTACGCCGTGACGTCCGGCGCCTACGACCTGTTCGCGGCCTCGGCGCGACCGGCCCAGCTGGCCGCGCTCGACGCGGTGGAGGGGCTCCTGCGGCCTGAGGCAGGGCCGATCCTCGACATCGGCGCCGGCTCCGGCACCCTCACCGCAGCGCTGTTCGAGCGCCTGCCGTCGGCCCGCGTCCTCGCGATCGAGCCCAGCTTCGCGATGCGCGCCCTCGCGCTCTCCCGTCTCGCCGCGCATCCCGCCTGGTGCGAGCGGGTCACGGTGCGGCCCGAGGACTTCTTCTCGGCGGCGCTGCCCGCCCGCATCGGCGGAGCGCTCCTGCTGGGCGTGCTCGGCCACTTCGATCCGGGGGAGCGTGCGGCCGTGCTCGCCGAGCTCGCGGCGCGCCTGCCCGACGGCGGCGCGGCCCTGCTCGACCTGCAGGCCCCTGAGCGGCCGCGTCGGGTCGAGGCGTACGAGTTCACGGTCGCGCAGATCGGCGAGATCACCTATCGCGGGATCGCCGAGGCGTGGCCGCTCGACGGGGAGCTCATGCGCTGGCGCATGACCTCTCTCAGCCTCGAGGGCGAGAGGGTGCTCACCGAGCACACCTACGAGATGCTGTTCCGCCATCCGGCGCCGAGCACGGTCGAGCGCGAGGCCGCACAGGTCGGCCTCACGCTCGAACCGCTCGGCGACGAGCTGCACTGGATCCTGCGCCGCCCCTGA
- a CDS encoding PRD domain-containing protein: MKVLRVLNNNVVLSCDDAGQEVILTGRGIGFRAHPGQEVDPDAIVRVFVPAGGRDPDHLAELLAAIDQDVLRAVVIALAEVGIEGRESHRPTLAIAVADHVAGALERSRRGLSIEYPLRAEVQTLYATEYAQAMRLLDAINEHVDPALDASEATALALHLVNAGFATGDLAFTYTMTGIIQQMLAVVAERFGLDLDRASMSAGRFITHVRYLFVRVHQHRQLDEQDSVIGQSIREHYPEATRTARQLATIAELRLGATLTADEVSYLALHVARMTMEADAGR, translated from the coding sequence ATGAAGGTGCTGCGAGTGCTCAACAACAACGTCGTGCTCTCGTGCGACGACGCCGGTCAGGAGGTCATCCTCACCGGCCGCGGCATCGGCTTCCGCGCCCACCCGGGCCAGGAGGTCGACCCGGACGCGATCGTGCGCGTCTTCGTCCCCGCCGGGGGCCGCGACCCGGACCACCTGGCCGAGCTGCTCGCGGCGATCGACCAGGACGTCCTGCGTGCCGTGGTCATCGCGCTCGCCGAGGTGGGGATTGAGGGGCGGGAGTCCCACCGTCCCACCCTCGCGATCGCGGTCGCCGACCACGTCGCGGGGGCGCTCGAGCGGTCGCGGCGCGGCCTGAGCATCGAGTACCCGCTGCGGGCCGAGGTGCAGACCCTCTACGCGACCGAGTACGCCCAGGCGATGCGGCTGCTCGACGCGATCAACGAGCACGTCGACCCCGCTCTCGACGCCTCCGAGGCCACCGCGCTCGCCCTGCACCTGGTCAACGCCGGCTTCGCGACCGGCGACCTGGCCTTCACCTACACCATGACCGGCATCATCCAGCAGATGCTCGCCGTGGTCGCCGAGCGCTTCGGCCTCGATCTCGATCGGGCCTCGATGAGCGCCGGCCGGTTCATCACGCACGTGCGCTATCTGTTCGTGCGGGTCCACCAGCATCGCCAGCTCGACGAGCAGGACTCCGTGATCGGCCAGAGCATCCGCGAGCACTATCCCGAGGCGACCCGCACGGCCCGCCAGCTCGCGACCATCGCCGAGCTGCGCCTGGGCGCGACCCTCACGGCCGACGAGGTCTCCTACCTCGCCCTCCACGTCGCCCGCATGACCATGGAGGCCGACGCCGGACGGTGA
- a CDS encoding glucose PTS transporter subunit IIA yields MTTPSSGPESLAEDIVRGVGGPGNIESLTHCATRLRFQLHDGDQVDKAALDALPGVMGTVPQAGDRFQVVIGGAVAGVYSTIMNLPSMAGAGAPQAKSDADVKAEIRAKGRGRFAWVDSFFEYLSDSFRPLLGVLLGASLIIAIASVLDAFGVVDFRAADKSATWVFVDAMWRSVLYFLPIMVAYNAAKKLAIDPWLGAAVMAAVMTPNYIGMLSPDSGIPGVECTTNATLGTQQCIATVFGLPMQLNDYGGQVFVPLIMVAVLALVYKVLQRIFPENVQLVFVPFFSMLVMIPVTAFLIGPLGIWLGNGLGVGLAWMNSHAPIVFAIIIPLIYPFLVPLGLHWPLNALMLANINTLGYDFIQGPMGAWNFACFGATAGVLLLSIRHREKIMRQTATGALAAGLLGGISEPSLYGIHLRFRRIYPRMLVGCLVGGLIVGLLGGVNARAFAFTSLLTIPVFSPIPTYVIAIAAAFVVSMVLVYFSDYLSPAERAEANAQRDIEEAAEHAAAAPVAERAEEPVLVGAAAATSSGTAGEARGARAADLPERPAPAGPGEEIFAPVTGHVVSLDEVDDPVFTSRALGEGVGIEPTDGRVVAPIDGELISVAETGHAFGIRTADGIEVLIHIGIDTVQMKGAGFDVHVAAGQHVTRGALLAQVDLSAIAAAGYATVTLMTVTNTAAFTAVEPRVGQDVTAGAPVIDVRR; encoded by the coding sequence ATGACCACACCCTCATCGGGTCCCGAGTCCCTCGCCGAGGACATCGTCCGCGGCGTCGGCGGCCCCGGAAACATCGAGAGTCTCACCCACTGCGCGACCCGTCTGCGCTTCCAGCTGCACGACGGCGACCAGGTCGACAAGGCCGCCCTCGACGCCCTCCCGGGCGTCATGGGCACCGTCCCCCAGGCCGGGGACCGCTTCCAGGTCGTCATCGGCGGCGCCGTCGCGGGCGTCTACTCCACGATCATGAACCTGCCGTCGATGGCGGGGGCGGGCGCCCCCCAGGCCAAGTCGGACGCCGACGTCAAGGCCGAGATCCGCGCCAAGGGGCGCGGGAGGTTCGCCTGGGTCGACAGCTTCTTCGAGTACCTGTCCGACTCCTTCCGCCCGCTCCTGGGCGTGCTGCTCGGCGCCTCGCTCATCATCGCCATCGCCTCGGTCCTCGACGCGTTCGGCGTGGTCGACTTCCGTGCCGCCGACAAGTCCGCGACCTGGGTGTTCGTCGACGCCATGTGGCGCTCGGTGCTGTACTTCCTGCCGATCATGGTCGCGTACAACGCCGCCAAGAAGCTCGCGATCGACCCGTGGCTCGGCGCTGCCGTGATGGCGGCCGTGATGACGCCCAACTACATCGGCATGCTCAGCCCCGACTCCGGGATCCCCGGCGTCGAGTGCACGACCAACGCGACGCTGGGCACCCAGCAGTGCATCGCGACCGTCTTCGGGCTGCCCATGCAGCTCAACGACTACGGCGGCCAGGTGTTCGTGCCGCTCATCATGGTCGCGGTGCTGGCCCTCGTCTACAAGGTCCTCCAGCGCATCTTCCCCGAGAACGTGCAGCTCGTGTTCGTGCCGTTCTTCTCGATGCTCGTCATGATCCCCGTGACCGCGTTCCTCATCGGCCCCCTCGGGATCTGGCTCGGCAACGGCCTCGGCGTCGGCCTGGCGTGGATGAACTCGCATGCGCCGATCGTGTTCGCGATCATCATCCCGCTCATCTACCCCTTCCTCGTGCCGCTGGGCCTGCACTGGCCGCTCAACGCGCTCATGCTCGCCAACATCAACACCCTCGGCTACGACTTCATCCAGGGCCCCATGGGCGCGTGGAACTTCGCGTGCTTCGGCGCGACCGCGGGCGTGCTGCTGCTGTCGATCCGTCACCGCGAGAAGATCATGCGCCAGACGGCCACCGGCGCGCTCGCCGCGGGCCTGCTCGGCGGCATCTCCGAGCCGTCCCTCTACGGCATCCATCTGCGCTTCCGCCGCATCTACCCGCGCATGCTCGTCGGCTGCCTCGTGGGCGGCCTGATCGTCGGCCTGCTGGGCGGCGTGAACGCCCGCGCGTTCGCCTTCACCTCGCTGCTGACGATCCCCGTGTTCTCCCCGATCCCGACGTACGTGATCGCGATCGCGGCCGCCTTCGTGGTCTCGATGGTGCTCGTGTACTTCTCGGACTACCTGTCGCCGGCCGAGCGCGCCGAGGCCAACGCCCAGCGCGACATCGAGGAGGCCGCCGAGCACGCGGCCGCGGCCCCCGTCGCCGAGCGCGCCGAGGAGCCCGTGCTCGTGGGCGCCGCGGCGGCCACGTCCTCGGGCACCGCGGGCGAGGCCCGTGGGGCTCGCGCCGCGGACCTGCCCGAGCGCCCCGCCCCGGCGGGCCCGGGAGAGGAGATCTTCGCGCCCGTCACCGGGCACGTCGTCTCCCTCGACGAGGTCGACGACCCGGTCTTCACGTCCCGCGCCCTGGGCGAGGGCGTGGGGATCGAGCCCACCGACGGCCGTGTGGTCGCCCCGATCGATGGCGAGCTGATCTCGGTCGCCGAGACCGGGCACGCCTTCGGCATCCGCACCGCCGACGGGATCGAGGTGCTCATCCACATCGGCATCGACACGGTGCAGATGAAGGGAGCGGGCTTCGACGTGCACGTCGCGGCGGGGCAGCACGTCACGCGCGGCGCGCTGCTCGCCCAGGTCGACCTCTCCGCGATCGCGGCGGCCGGCTACGCGACCGTGACGCTCATGACCGTCACCAACACCGCGGCGTTCACCGCCGTCGAGCCCCGCGTGGGCCAGGACGTCACCGCGGGCGCGCCCGTGATCGACGTGCGGCGCTGA
- a CDS encoding 4-(cytidine 5'-diphospho)-2-C-methyl-D-erythritol kinase — translation MTDAQPLGVAAEDVRSAPRSRVVVRAPGKINLSLAVGAVDGRGYHQLATVFHAVGLYETVTVTPADDLSLSLTSHVTGEVPLDASNLALRAARLLQETYGVDRGAAIHVDKEVPVAGGMGGGSADAAATLLALSRLWDLPIAPDELRRLGGRLGADVPFAVLGHTALGRGNGGDLSSVLISGSWTWVLAAPGGHLSTPAVYGRFDELVLEHGREIPTVPEPDPVQLQALRSGDITLLGQTLHNDLQAAAFALHAGLEPVIALAETSGASGAIVSGSGPTVAVLVEDLAHAHELRDVLMGSGMIVECHVAEGSVPGARVLEEA, via the coding sequence ATGACCGATGCGCAGCCCCTGGGCGTCGCCGCCGAGGACGTGCGGTCCGCCCCCCGCTCCCGTGTCGTGGTCCGCGCCCCCGGCAAGATCAACCTGTCGCTCGCCGTGGGGGCCGTCGACGGCCGTGGCTACCACCAGCTCGCCACCGTCTTCCACGCCGTCGGCCTCTACGAGACCGTCACGGTGACCCCGGCCGACGACCTGTCCCTGAGCCTCACGAGCCATGTCACGGGCGAGGTGCCGCTCGACGCCTCCAACCTCGCGCTGCGTGCGGCCCGCCTGCTCCAGGAGACGTACGGGGTGGACCGCGGCGCCGCGATCCACGTCGACAAGGAGGTGCCCGTCGCGGGCGGCATGGGCGGAGGCAGCGCCGACGCGGCCGCGACCCTCCTCGCGCTCAGCCGGCTGTGGGATCTCCCGATCGCCCCCGACGAGCTGCGACGCCTGGGCGGCCGGCTCGGCGCGGACGTTCCCTTCGCGGTGCTCGGACACACCGCGCTGGGCCGCGGCAACGGCGGCGACCTGTCGAGCGTGCTCATCAGCGGCAGCTGGACCTGGGTGCTCGCCGCGCCCGGCGGCCACCTCTCGACCCCCGCCGTCTACGGGCGCTTCGACGAGCTCGTGCTCGAGCACGGCCGCGAGATCCCGACGGTGCCCGAGCCCGACCCGGTGCAGCTGCAGGCCCTGCGCAGCGGCGACATCACCCTGCTCGGGCAGACCCTGCACAACGACCTGCAGGCGGCGGCCTTCGCCCTGCACGCCGGGCTCGAGCCGGTGATCGCGCTCGCCGAGACCTCGGGCGCGAGCGGAGCGATCGTCTCCGGCTCCGGCCCCACCGTCGCGGTCCTCGTCGAGGACCTCGCGCACGCCCATGAGCTGCGCGATGTGCTCATGGGCTCCGGCATGATCGTGGAGTGCCACGTCGCCGAGGGCTCCGTGCCCGGCGCGCGCGTGCTCGAGGAGGCCTAG
- the rsmA gene encoding 16S rRNA (adenine(1518)-N(6)/adenine(1519)-N(6))-dimethyltransferase RsmA has protein sequence MLLTPRDIRELAEAGGIRPSKQRGQNFLMDPNTVRAIVERAGIGPGDAVLEVGPGLGSLTLGLLEAGADVAAIELDRALAELLPLTVRARGVDEERLALVHADALAVTALPPLPGGRTPTRLVANLPYNVATPILLTLLGRFDELRSAFVMVQSEVVDRLVAGPGSRTYGAPSAKTAWYGTAERAGTISRQVFWPVPNVDSALVEVRRRAEPLGTEAERAATFAVVDAAFAQRRKMLRAALGAWAGDGRRAVAVLEAAGIDPTRRGETLGVSDFLAIARAGEEVAR, from the coding sequence ATGCTCCTGACCCCGCGCGACATCCGCGAGCTCGCCGAGGCGGGCGGCATCCGCCCCTCCAAGCAGCGCGGCCAGAACTTCCTCATGGACCCCAACACCGTGCGCGCGATTGTCGAGCGCGCCGGGATCGGCCCGGGCGACGCCGTGCTCGAGGTCGGTCCGGGCCTCGGCTCCCTGACCCTCGGACTGCTCGAGGCCGGGGCCGACGTGGCCGCGATCGAGCTCGACCGCGCCCTGGCCGAGCTGCTCCCGCTCACGGTGCGCGCCCGCGGCGTCGACGAGGAGCGCCTCGCTCTCGTGCACGCCGACGCGCTCGCCGTGACGGCCCTGCCGCCCCTGCCGGGCGGCCGCACCCCCACCCGGCTCGTGGCGAACCTGCCCTACAACGTGGCGACCCCGATCCTGCTGACGCTGCTCGGCCGCTTCGACGAGCTGCGGAGCGCGTTCGTCATGGTCCAGTCCGAGGTCGTGGACCGCCTCGTGGCCGGCCCGGGCAGCCGCACCTACGGCGCCCCGAGCGCGAAGACCGCGTGGTACGGCACCGCCGAACGGGCCGGCACGATCTCGCGCCAGGTGTTCTGGCCCGTGCCCAACGTCGACTCCGCGCTCGTGGAGGTGCGCCGCCGCGCGGAGCCTCTGGGCACCGAGGCGGAGCGCGCCGCGACCTTCGCCGTCGTCGACGCCGCGTTCGCCCAGCGCCGCAAGATGCTCCGCGCGGCCCTCGGCGCCTGGGCGGGCGACGGCCGGCGCGCCGTCGCGGTCCTCGAGGCCGCGGGCATCGACCCCACCCGGCGCGGCGAGACCCTCGGCGTCTCCGACTTCCTCGCGATCGCGCGGGCCGGCGAGGAGGTGGCCCGATGA
- a CDS encoding TatD family hydrolase translates to MPGAETPRDPSSATPDAPASSDPSRPVHARADVDRAGSRRDRSWPPVPDALPLPVVDNHCHLDFADGDVELSVDDHVQRARAAGIDAMITIGSNREAAFWTAELVARDDRLRGGVAVHPNEAALHARGHDHEGRPLIPLDEAIAEIDRLVRGPGMVVVGETGLDVFRTSRRDEAAHAAQVSSFRAHIALAKELGLPLQIHDRDAHREVLEVLDADGAPERTVFHCFSGDAEFARACVDRGFYLSFAGTVTFKNALGLRDALGEVGLGRVMVETDAPFLTPSPYRGRPNSSYLIPLTMAQIAESTASGLEEACAAVRATTLEVYGWPAA, encoded by the coding sequence ATGCCTGGCGCCGAGACCCCCCGCGACCCGTCGTCCGCGACCCCGGATGCGCCGGCGAGCTCCGACCCCTCCCGCCCCGTGCACGCCCGCGCCGACGTCGATCGCGCCGGCTCGCGGCGGGACCGCTCCTGGCCCCCCGTGCCCGACGCGCTCCCGCTGCCCGTCGTCGACAACCACTGCCATCTCGACTTCGCCGACGGCGACGTCGAGCTGAGCGTCGACGACCATGTGCAGCGGGCGCGGGCCGCCGGGATCGACGCGATGATCACGATCGGCTCGAATCGCGAGGCCGCCTTCTGGACCGCCGAGCTCGTGGCACGCGACGACCGTCTGCGCGGCGGCGTCGCCGTGCATCCCAACGAGGCCGCGCTGCACGCCCGCGGGCACGACCACGAGGGCCGCCCCCTGATCCCGCTCGACGAGGCCATCGCGGAGATCGACCGTCTCGTGCGTGGGCCGGGCATGGTCGTCGTCGGCGAGACCGGCCTGGACGTCTTCCGCACCTCGCGCCGGGACGAGGCCGCTCACGCCGCGCAGGTCTCGTCGTTCCGCGCGCACATCGCGCTCGCCAAGGAGCTCGGGCTGCCCCTGCAGATCCACGACCGCGACGCCCACCGCGAGGTGCTCGAGGTGCTCGACGCGGACGGCGCCCCCGAGCGCACCGTGTTCCACTGCTTCTCCGGCGACGCCGAGTTCGCGCGCGCCTGCGTCGACCGCGGCTTCTACCTCTCCTTCGCGGGCACCGTGACGTTCAAGAACGCGCTGGGGCTGCGCGACGCGCTGGGGGAGGTCGGGCTAGGCCGCGTGATGGTCGAGACCGACGCCCCCTTCCTCACCCCGAGCCCGTACCGCGGGCGCCCCAACTCCTCCTACCTGATCCCGCTCACGATGGCGCAGATCGCCGAGTCGACCGCGTCCGGGCTCGAGGAGGCGTGCGCGGCCGTGCGCGCCACCACGCTCGAGGTCTACGGATGGCCCGCCGCGTGA
- the rpmF gene encoding 50S ribosomal protein L32, with amino-acid sequence MAVPKFKMSRARTRSRRANWKASNADLVQVTVRGRTAAVPRRLAKAYQRGLLQIED; translated from the coding sequence ATGGCAGTGCCCAAGTTCAAGATGTCCCGGGCCCGCACCCGCTCGCGTCGCGCCAACTGGAAGGCGTCGAACGCCGATCTCGTGCAGGTCACCGTCCGCGGTCGCACCGCCGCGGTGCCGCGCCGTCTCGCCAAGGCGTACCAGCGCGGTCTGCTGCAGATCGAGGACTGA
- the rsmI gene encoding 16S rRNA (cytidine(1402)-2'-O)-methyltransferase, with amino-acid sequence MSDPAFPSPGELTLAATPIGNPLDASVRLVRALERADLIAAEDTRRLARLAHDLEITIGGRVIAYHEHNEAERTTWLLDALREGRSVVLVTDAGMPVVSDPGYRAVRAAIDAGLPVTVVPGPSAVLTALAASGLPPDRFAFEGFAPRGEGRRAALFAALAHEERTLVFFESPRRTAATLAAMADGFGADRPAAVARELTKTHQEVLRGPLGELAAWAASHEVLGEIVLVLGGSRTVTARPEDVVGEVLARVAAGERIKDAAKAVAAAREGVTARDLYRLALEAKETGRA; translated from the coding sequence GTGAGTGATCCCGCATTCCCGAGCCCGGGCGAGCTGACCCTCGCGGCCACCCCCATCGGCAACCCGCTCGACGCCTCGGTGCGCCTCGTCCGCGCGCTCGAGCGCGCGGACCTGATCGCCGCGGAGGACACCCGTCGTCTCGCGCGCCTGGCCCACGACCTCGAGATCACGATCGGCGGCCGGGTGATCGCCTACCACGAGCACAACGAGGCCGAGCGCACGACCTGGCTGCTCGACGCGCTGCGCGAGGGGCGCTCCGTCGTGCTCGTGACCGACGCCGGCATGCCCGTGGTCTCCGACCCCGGCTACCGGGCGGTGCGCGCCGCGATCGACGCGGGCCTGCCCGTGACGGTCGTGCCCGGGCCCTCGGCCGTGCTCACGGCGCTCGCCGCCTCGGGACTGCCGCCCGACCGCTTCGCCTTCGAGGGGTTCGCGCCGCGCGGCGAGGGGCGGCGCGCCGCGCTCTTCGCGGCCCTCGCCCACGAGGAGCGCACGCTCGTCTTCTTCGAGTCCCCCCGGCGCACCGCGGCGACGCTCGCCGCGATGGCCGACGGCTTCGGCGCCGACCGGCCCGCGGCCGTGGCCCGCGAGCTCACCAAGACCCACCAGGAGGTCCTGCGGGGCCCGCTCGGCGAGCTCGCCGCGTGGGCGGCCTCCCACGAGGTGCTCGGGGAGATCGTGCTCGTCCTCGGCGGATCGCGCACGGTCACCGCGCGACCCGAGGACGTGGTCGGCGAGGTGCTCGCGCGCGTGGCGGCGGGGGAGCGCATAAAGGACGCCGCCAAGGCCGTCGCCGCGGCGCGCGAGGGCGTGACCGCGCGGGACCTGTACCGCCTGGCCCTCGAGGCGAAGGAGACCGGGAGGGCCTGA